The following proteins are encoded in a genomic region of Pseudoxanthomonas suwonensis 11-1:
- a CDS encoding class III poly(R)-hydroxyalkanoic acid synthase subunit PhaC has product MSGEPLQFDPLALAQEAMQFHRRLVQGMRVLGQVGEVDYGATERQEVWRDGKTVLYRFVGEREPTGPALLIVYALVNRPYMVDLQEDRSLVRGLLALGLDVYVIDWGYPDRSDRWLTLDDYINRFIDGAVDHLSAATGGPVNLLGVCQGGAFSLCYAALHPEKVRNLVTMVTPVDFQTPDNMLSGWVRGLDVDLFVDALGNIPADLMNASYLMLKPFRLNLQKYVGLVDALEDPKAVEDFLRMEKWIFDSPDQAGEAFRDFIKQFYQGNAFINGTARIGEEPVELGFVDMPVLNIYAEQDHLVPPAASRALGGLVGTDDYTELGFRGGHIGLYVSSRAQREVPAAIERWLAERQG; this is encoded by the coding sequence ATGAGCGGCGAGCCGCTGCAGTTCGATCCGCTGGCGCTGGCTCAGGAGGCGATGCAGTTCCATCGGCGCCTGGTGCAGGGCATGCGCGTGCTGGGCCAGGTCGGCGAGGTCGACTACGGCGCCACCGAGCGGCAGGAGGTCTGGCGCGACGGCAAGACCGTGCTCTACCGCTTCGTCGGCGAGCGCGAGCCCACCGGACCGGCGCTGCTGATCGTCTACGCCCTGGTCAACCGTCCCTACATGGTCGACCTGCAGGAGGACCGCTCGCTGGTGCGCGGCCTGCTGGCGCTGGGCCTGGACGTGTACGTGATCGACTGGGGCTACCCGGACCGCTCGGACCGCTGGCTCACGCTCGACGACTACATCAACCGCTTCATCGACGGGGCCGTCGACCACCTGTCCGCCGCGACCGGCGGCCCGGTGAACCTGCTGGGCGTGTGCCAGGGAGGCGCGTTCTCGCTGTGCTATGCGGCGCTGCACCCGGAGAAGGTGCGCAACCTGGTCACCATGGTCACCCCGGTGGACTTCCAGACCCCGGACAACATGCTGTCTGGCTGGGTGCGCGGGCTGGACGTGGACCTGTTCGTGGACGCGCTGGGGAACATCCCGGCCGACCTGATGAACGCCAGCTACCTGATGCTCAAGCCGTTCCGCCTGAACCTGCAGAAGTACGTGGGCCTGGTGGACGCGCTGGAGGATCCGAAGGCGGTGGAGGACTTCCTGCGCATGGAGAAGTGGATCTTCGACTCGCCCGACCAGGCCGGCGAAGCTTTCCGCGACTTCATCAAGCAGTTCTACCAGGGCAACGCCTTCATCAACGGCACCGCCCGCATCGGCGAGGAGCCGGTGGAGCTGGGCTTCGTCGACATGCCGGTGCTGAACATCTACGCCGAGCAGGACCACCTGGTCCCGCCCGCGGCCTCGCGCGCGCTGGGGGGGCTGGTCGGCACCGACGACTACACCGAGCTGGGTTTCCGCGGCGGCCATATCGGCCTGTACGTCTCCAGCCGCGCCCAGCGCGAGGTGCCGGCGGCGATCGAGCGCTGGCTGGCGGAACGGCAGGGCTGA
- a CDS encoding DUF5329 domain-containing protein has protein sequence MSASAGRPGHARDIREGATAQLASLLRHARLAIAAVALALVLSPAASAADKAAIDPRTDGEIRALVAALGDSGCRFQRNGRWHDAAAARDHLQRKYDYARRRGLGGSTEDFIEQAASHSSFTGRPYRIACPGQAERPAGEWLRERLGRLRADAGRR, from the coding sequence ATGAGCGCATCCGCAGGCAGGCCTGGCCACGCCCGGGACATCCGCGAGGGCGCCACCGCCCAGCTCGCGTCCCTCCTGCGCCACGCGCGCCTGGCCATCGCCGCCGTGGCCCTGGCCTTGGTCCTGTCGCCGGCCGCCTCGGCCGCCGACAAGGCCGCCATCGATCCACGCACCGACGGCGAGATCCGCGCCCTGGTCGCCGCGCTCGGTGACTCCGGCTGCCGCTTCCAGCGCAACGGGCGATGGCACGATGCGGCCGCCGCGCGCGACCACCTGCAGCGCAAGTACGACTACGCCCGCAGGCGTGGCCTGGGCGGCAGCACCGAAGACTTCATCGAACAGGCCGCCAGCCACAGCAGCTTCACCGGCCGGCCCTACCGGATCGCCTGCCCGGGCCAGGCTGAACGACCGGCGGGCGAGTGGCTGCGCGAGCGCCTGGGACGACTGCGCGCCGACGCGGGGCGGCGCTAG
- a CDS encoding PspC domain-containing protein, with amino-acid sequence MSATATGGLTRSLNDRMIAGVMGGIARRFGWSSTWVRIIYVVGSIISAAFPGMLVYLILWLLIPNESD; translated from the coding sequence ATGAGTGCCACCGCGACGGGCGGCCTGACCCGCTCGCTCAACGACCGCATGATCGCCGGGGTAATGGGCGGCATCGCGCGCCGCTTTGGCTGGAGTTCGACCTGGGTACGCATCATCTACGTGGTCGGTTCGATCATCTCCGCCGCATTCCCCGGGATGCTGGTCTACCTGATCCTGTGGCTGCTGATCCCCAACGAATCCGACTGA
- a CDS encoding cysteine dioxygenase, which yields MVAALDAAVALGEERAVTAALRSALVSLFGDREVGLPAQVLQPITDHYARRELHTSPELGYSVVAMTWGPGQGTHIHDHDGAWCVEGVWHGRLAITRYEPLAREGERWRFEAVDELEAAPGSAGSLIPPHEYHAIRNPQADAVAVSLHVYQHPLLRCHVFVPEDGALGACGWTRREERHLCTDPAA from the coding sequence ATGGTGGCCGCGCTGGATGCGGCCGTGGCGCTGGGCGAGGAACGCGCGGTCACCGCCGCCCTGCGCAGCGCCCTGGTGTCGCTGTTCGGCGACCGCGAGGTCGGGCTGCCGGCGCAGGTGCTGCAGCCGATCACCGACCACTACGCCCGGCGCGAGCTGCATACCAGCCCGGAGCTGGGCTACAGCGTGGTCGCCATGACCTGGGGGCCCGGCCAGGGCACCCATATCCATGACCACGACGGCGCCTGGTGCGTCGAGGGCGTGTGGCATGGCCGTCTGGCCATCACCCGCTACGAGCCGCTGGCCCGCGAGGGCGAACGCTGGCGCTTCGAGGCGGTGGACGAGCTCGAGGCCGCGCCCGGCTCGGCCGGCAGCCTGATCCCGCCGCACGAATACCATGCCATCCGCAACCCGCAGGCCGACGCCGTGGCCGTGTCCCTGCACGTCTACCAGCACCCCCTGCTGCGCTGCCACGTCTTCGTCCCCGAGGACGGGGCCTTGGGCGCCTGCGGCTGGACCCGGCGCGAGGAGCGCCACCTGTGCACCGACCCGGCCGCGTGA
- the metX gene encoding homoserine O-acetyltransferase MetX — translation MASASEYEFIPPGTRFHALPSPFPMKRGGALHGARVAYETWGTLAPDAGNAVLILTGLSPDAHAASGPHDPEPGWWEPMLGPGKPIDTSRWFVICVNALGSCKGSTGPASLDPATGDLYRLSFPELSIEDVADAAASVVRGLGIDRLACVVGNSMGGMTALGLLLRHPGIARSHVNISGSARALPFSIAVRSLQREAIRLDPNWNGGSYDHDTWPESGMRIARKLGVITYRSALEWDGRFGRVRLDQSSPFANGGGEEDPFGLEFQVESYLEGHARRFVRRYDPNCYLYLSRSMDWFDAAEYGNGDVLAGLATIRIERALAIGANTDILFPVQQQQEVAEGLARGGADAGFVGMDSPQGHDAFLVDFARFGPAVRDFLDRL, via the coding sequence ATGGCATCGGCCTCCGAATACGAATTCATCCCGCCGGGCACCCGCTTCCACGCGCTGCCCTCGCCCTTCCCGATGAAGCGCGGCGGCGCGCTGCACGGCGCGCGCGTGGCCTACGAGACCTGGGGCACGCTAGCCCCCGATGCCGGCAACGCCGTGCTGATCCTCACCGGCCTGTCCCCCGACGCGCATGCCGCCTCCGGCCCGCACGACCCGGAACCGGGCTGGTGGGAACCGATGCTGGGCCCCGGCAAGCCGATCGACACCAGCCGCTGGTTCGTCATCTGCGTCAACGCGCTGGGCAGCTGCAAGGGTTCGACCGGCCCGGCCTCGCTGGATCCGGCCACCGGCGACCTCTACCGCCTGTCCTTCCCCGAGCTGTCGATCGAGGACGTGGCCGATGCCGCCGCCTCGGTGGTGCGTGGGCTCGGCATCGACCGGCTGGCCTGCGTGGTCGGCAACTCGATGGGCGGCATGACCGCGCTGGGCCTGCTGCTGAGGCATCCGGGCATCGCCCGCAGCCACGTCAACATCTCTGGCAGCGCGCGCGCCCTGCCCTTCTCCATCGCCGTGCGCTCGCTGCAGCGCGAGGCCATCCGCCTGGACCCGAACTGGAACGGCGGCAGCTACGACCACGACACCTGGCCCGAGTCCGGCATGCGCATCGCCCGCAAGCTGGGCGTGATCACCTACCGCTCGGCGCTGGAATGGGACGGCCGCTTCGGCCGGGTGCGCCTGGACCAGAGCTCGCCGTTCGCCAACGGCGGCGGCGAGGAGGATCCGTTCGGCCTGGAATTCCAGGTCGAGAGCTACCTGGAAGGCCATGCGCGCCGCTTCGTGCGCCGCTACGACCCCAATTGCTACCTCTACCTGAGCCGCTCGATGGACTGGTTCGACGCGGCCGAATACGGCAACGGCGACGTGCTGGCCGGGCTGGCCACGATCCGGATCGAGCGCGCGCTGGCGATCGGCGCCAACACCGACATCCTGTTCCCGGTGCAGCAGCAGCAGGAAGTCGCCGAGGGCCTGGCCCGGGGCGGCGCCGATGCCGGCTTCGTCGGCATGGACTCGCCGCAGGGCCACGATGCCTTCCTGGTCGATTTCGCCCGTTTCGGCCCGGCGGTCCGGGACTTCCTCGATCGGCTATGA